The region AATGAACTAAACCACATACATACCTTCAATTCCAGCACTCTTGTCATCTATAGTATCCAATATTTTGCGCTGCCCAACATCAAAGAAACGATGGAATACAAAATCAGCCTTTTGAAGTGCTTCATCTGATGGCTGTGAATTCCTGATGTCTTTAGAAATGCAAACAACATTGCATTTTCCTGCAATAGCTTCCTGATATGGTTTACAAAATAGTGAGTTTGAGTTAGATTGGCTAGTGTAAAGTAAATTAAGAGAAATTGAATGGCTTACTCAAATGAAAGTATTGTATCTACCcccaatcaaaataaaatagataCGAAATAATAAAATCACTAAAGTTCAAATAGATATATCTGAACCAGATCCCCAATCATGAAATTCAACTCGTTATCATAATAGGACacttgaaaagaaaatgaaaatgaaatccaAGACCATTGGATTTTTACCTCTGAATTTTCAAGTCAATGGACaaattgagaaaatattttctgtttttgttAACAATTATAAATGAACttgtttttgtttctcttaGTATTAAGGTTAGACCATCATTATCCAAGAAACTCATTAGagtttctaatttaaattttgataatgccacgtcatttaaacAGCTTTAATCAACTCTACTCACTTTTTACTCCACCAGCAACTCTAAAAAGTTTCTTAAATGGACCCCATAATATACCTCACctctttatattttcattatttatatttcattttaattaattcttgttttttatttattttttaatcattaaatttgGAAGAGAAACTTTGAACAAAGTTGGAGCAAAGTTGCTTGTCACGTGGAGAAACTTCATTTTCTGCAACAGTTAAGAAACTTTATTTTAGATGACATGTCAAAGTTTCTTTGTTGCGGATGCtcttaggcctaactctactcTAAATAAACATTTACTAGGTTACATCTCTGATCAATGTGTGACTTCTCAATACTTTCTACATTCAAAGATATGTGCTGAAAATGAAAGCcacattttttataattttttttacaggcgaatgttagttgttaattgttagtaaattagttaactcaccagggtttgaaccctgaGCCTTCACTCAAAAGAACTACCCATCCCCTACATGCGGCCAATTCTAACACTTGGAACCCAGAAAGCATTAGTATCAAAGACAGAGGGATATGTCAAATTTCAATAATCACAGAACACAACAAAGGGGATCATCATATAAAACATAAGTTGTACccaaaaaaatcatataaaacaTAAAATTAGCATAAATTCAAACCCAAATTTGAGAAGATTCAAAAATCATGGAAATCAAATTGCCCGAGAATTGACATTGGCAAGCATAAAATTAGCATTAAAAAAAGATGGAAATCGAATTACCAGAGGATTGACATTGGCAAGTCCAAGGCCTTCACCACACGCAAAAAACAACTCGTTGTGGCGCGTCTCGATCCCTTCGACGAACTTGCGAATCTCGCCGGGACGGAAATACCACTGCACCTTCACTTTCTTCGACTTGTCGCGATTCTCAAAGATCTTGATGAGCTTGCCGACGAAAGGCTCGAACTCGCCGCCACTGTCGAGGTAAACGGTGTCGTAAAGCGCGTAGTCCACGCCGTCGTAGGTGAAAGACTCGTAGAACTGCACGTCCTTCCTTTTCCCTCCGATTCCTCGCTTCTTCCCCCACTTGAACTCGATGCTCTCTTCTGCCATGTCAGTCTGtctgagaagagaagagaagagaagaggatgaAACAAGTTAGCAGGGATGTGCGAGCTAAATCTGAGGTAGAGCAACAACACAGTTAAACCCTAGCACGGCAACAACCTTATGACACGACGGCGGCAATTCTGTCGGCTGTCCTGGGTTACGCTAGATTTACTCTTTTATACCTTTATTTTTCTACTTTCTCCTTAGAATATTctagattttttgttttttaaaagcCCCTAACCTCACTTTTTAGAAAGTGGGAAgtggtttttaaaaaaaaaaaaaaaaaaaaattgaaaagctaAAAGGGAAAATTACACTCACTCCCTTAAGTTTTATCAATCCAACACTCACCACCTATATTATTAAACCATACATTTGCCACCCTTGAGATATTATTGTGGCTACACAAATACCTCCtggttattttttttgttacgtcTGGAAATAACAGAAAGCAAAACACTAGGAAATTAAATCACTGCATAGCAGCGGCACCACCATGGAGGGGGAAGGTTCCAAACCCTCCAATCCCAACCTTCCTGAAGCTCAAGTTTCGCCAACGCATCTGCAACAATATTTCTTTCCCGAGGAATATGATTAATTGTTACGCTCCAGCTCCTGGCCAAGACAGCTCTAACCATTTCAATCTCATCTCCATGCCAGTAATTTTGAACATCATTGTTGCTCGTAA is a window of Lotus japonicus ecotype B-129 chromosome 5, LjGifu_v1.2 DNA encoding:
- the LOC130720599 gene encoding protein ANTI-SILENCING 1-like, whose product is MAEESIEFKWGKKRGIGGKRKDVQFYESFTYDGVDYALYDTVYLDSGGEFEPFVGKLIKIFENRDKSKKVKVQWYFRPGEIRKFVEGIETRHNELFFACGEGLGLANVNPLEAIAGKCNVVCISKDIRNSQPSDEALQKADFVFHRFFDVGQRKILDTIDDKSAGIEVKDIFNK